In one window of uncultured Acetobacteroides sp. DNA:
- the hisD gene encoding histidinol dehydrogenase, giving the protein MKTIAYSKAADFEQQIARPAMDREELDRIVRIIFDEVRRKGDEAISKYTYHYDGVTVDAIQVSQQELDAADGLVGEELKKAIAVAKQNIETFHGSQCKSTSKVETMGGVTCWERTVGIEKIGLYIPGGSAPLFSSVLMLAVPAKIAGCKEIVLCTPPRKDGTIDPAILYAAKLSGVTKIFKAGGIQAIAGMTYGTQSMPKVYKIFGPGNQYVTAAKMQAFMEGVAIDMPAGPSEVMVVADSTAVPRFVASDLLSQAEHGQDSQVILVAIDGLNLKEVEKELEQQLSVLPRKAIAEKALAKSRIVTVKNEKEALEVANLYAPEHLIVSVKSYADFALNVVNAGSVFLGNYTPESAGDYASGTNHTLPTNGFARAYSGISLDSFTKKIFFQEIDEKGIQNLGPTIEIMAETEKLNGHKNAVTLRLEYLKNRNV; this is encoded by the coding sequence ATGAAGACCATTGCCTACAGCAAAGCTGCCGATTTTGAGCAGCAGATAGCCCGACCCGCCATGGATAGGGAAGAGCTAGATAGAATCGTAAGAATCATTTTTGATGAGGTAAGAAGGAAGGGCGACGAGGCTATCAGCAAGTACACCTACCACTACGATGGGGTTACGGTTGATGCCATCCAGGTGTCGCAGCAGGAGTTGGACGCTGCTGATGGATTGGTCGGCGAGGAGCTTAAAAAGGCGATTGCCGTTGCCAAGCAAAATATAGAAACGTTCCATGGCAGCCAGTGCAAAAGCACCAGTAAGGTTGAAACAATGGGCGGAGTAACCTGCTGGGAGCGTACGGTTGGAATCGAAAAGATAGGCTTGTACATACCCGGAGGTAGTGCGCCTCTGTTCTCCTCGGTGCTGATGCTTGCCGTACCTGCTAAGATTGCGGGCTGCAAGGAGATTGTGCTCTGCACGCCACCTCGTAAGGATGGTACCATAGATCCGGCAATCCTTTACGCTGCAAAGCTATCGGGCGTTACCAAAATCTTTAAGGCAGGAGGCATTCAGGCTATTGCCGGCATGACATACGGAACCCAATCGATGCCTAAGGTTTACAAGATATTCGGTCCGGGTAACCAGTACGTCACCGCAGCAAAGATGCAGGCTTTTATGGAGGGTGTAGCCATCGATATGCCTGCCGGACCATCGGAGGTGATGGTTGTTGCCGATTCTACTGCTGTGCCCCGTTTTGTTGCTTCCGATTTGCTTTCGCAGGCCGAGCACGGGCAGGACAGTCAGGTTATTTTGGTGGCGATCGATGGGCTCAATCTTAAAGAAGTGGAAAAGGAGTTGGAGCAGCAGCTTTCAGTATTACCCCGCAAGGCTATTGCCGAAAAAGCGTTGGCAAAGTCGAGAATTGTTACCGTAAAAAACGAAAAGGAAGCCCTAGAGGTGGCTAACCTTTACGCTCCCGAGCACTTAATCGTATCGGTAAAGAGCTACGCCGATTTTGCCCTAAATGTGGTAAATGCGGGTTCGGTATTCCTAGGCAACTATACGCCCGAAAGTGCAGGCGACTATGCTTCGGGGACTAACCACACCTTGCCAACCAACGGCTTTGCAAGAGCATACAGCGGGATATCGTTAGATTCTTTTACCAAGAAGATCTTCTTTCAGGAAATCGATGAGAAGGGCATACAAAATCTTGGTCCAACCATCGAAATCATGGCAGAGACGGAGAAACTAAACGGGCACAAGAATGCGGTAACTCTTCGCCTCGAATACCTGAAAAACAGGAATGTTTAA
- the hisG gene encoding ATP phosphoribosyltransferase — MRRLKIAIQKSGRLKDDSLQLLKECGIRLDGSSSSLIVPSSNFPIEVLYLRNSDIPQYLEDGVADVAILGENTLIEAEKHITNELSLGFSKCRVSIAIPKGQSYGGKTDLNGKKLATSYPNTVKAFLSKNNIDAEIHEISGSVEIAPNLGLADAICDIVSSGSTLFTNGLKEVEVLFSSEACLASSPILDQEGRQILEKLIFRIKAVLEAKNKKYVLLNAPNEKIDEIISILPGMKSPSIIPLAESGWSSLHSVIDESEFWEIIDQLRNAGAQGILIIPIEKMII; from the coding sequence ATGCGCAGGCTAAAAATTGCAATCCAGAAGTCAGGACGTCTTAAAGACGATTCGTTACAGCTGCTCAAAGAGTGCGGCATCCGCCTCGATGGCTCATCAAGCAGCCTAATTGTTCCAAGCTCCAATTTCCCAATCGAGGTTCTTTACCTTCGCAACTCCGACATCCCCCAGTATTTGGAAGATGGGGTTGCCGACGTTGCCATCCTGGGCGAAAACACCCTTATAGAAGCCGAGAAGCATATCACCAACGAGCTCTCGCTAGGCTTTTCGAAATGTAGGGTATCCATTGCCATTCCCAAGGGGCAATCCTATGGCGGAAAAACCGACTTAAACGGCAAGAAACTGGCAACCTCGTATCCCAACACCGTAAAGGCATTTCTCTCCAAAAACAATATCGATGCAGAAATTCACGAGATATCGGGTTCGGTAGAGATAGCCCCCAACCTTGGCCTTGCCGATGCCATTTGCGACATTGTCAGCTCCGGAAGTACCCTCTTCACGAATGGGCTGAAGGAGGTAGAGGTGCTTTTCTCTTCGGAAGCCTGCCTGGCATCATCGCCAATTCTGGATCAAGAGGGGCGCCAGATTCTCGAAAAGCTGATCTTCCGAATTAAGGCAGTGCTAGAGGCGAAGAACAAGAAGTACGTGCTTCTAAATGCCCCCAACGAAAAGATTGACGAGATTATCAGCATCCTTCCCGGGATGAAAAGCCCCTCCATAATCCCGCTTGCCGAATCGGGGTGGAGCTCATTGCACTCCGTAATCGACGAGAGCGAATTCTGGGAGATTATCGACCAGCTTCGCAATGCTGGTGCTCAAGGCATCCTCATTATCCCAATCGAAAAAATGATCATCTGA